In Lodderomyces elongisporus chromosome 1, complete sequence, a genomic segment contains:
- the CHO2 gene encoding phosphatidylethanolamine N-methyltransferase (BUSCO:EOG09260EZT), translating into MSDTSLSSAEEKQGSLSAIKLQSEAQSHAQSQAQSQAQSQEWSGPKGVTFSGETFIVPETHDMVKTLFDPTLHKSNFELIILACLFANLVVFAIPSNQVRTLVFIGLYVFWRLSYNFGIGYLLQQQSLHNRLVDWAKEGKLFDEKNKSFWAQFVQHEVKSQRGKDYAINSLPIEFNTWLVFRKFVDLILMSDFITFCCVVYTCAVENASDFTNHWLVWSRVLTGIGLILFNLWVKVNAHNTIKDYAWYWGDFFFRQINNEELIFDGVFEMVPHPMYSVGYVGYYGFALIAKSYTVLAIAIFGHFLQMIFLHYIENPHIDKIYGPSKNEINLIKILKLKDLKSFDNMPPLVGLYNFNWMRSSDLLNLLLVATYAVILPLFSQSTTQYFALTVTTKLIESFGISTLLVLQSYSKYFTKWCLSNDIPVEKSLNNWAVMYNTLINLTYSSLFGLNLMYFLRGSADLLYHDLLYLRIFIGTLLIFTQTWINASIIDSIGYFGWFYGDFFIPKSQSFANHLTKAGVYRYLNNPEQIFGVCGVMGVFIIWPTFENLTCCVLWVLSNFIRINFIEKWHMIRLYGEQEVNQDSGVTKTFKKHLIPEVIQRKISGDEPSRRRPSSPSLADSLDTFIKELTNSKTKLSQQKLVELSQNLSFANSNYKLTIEGLKYNDLKTAKFATLGSPLKVIWQSPSATHSSKDWIGLYRIINTTYSRNRTILSSAGRWTYCPDANGSYVFARNKLFWEEGVYEFRYHLDGKHDVAYISEPFELKHESVSVPLHDDEVEVFALALKEKIFDRLLDIESTTVPIAQVATSQTDNVLATYQLLSSVISTSTKVQISSKIFLKSDQITILDVARKLYDINKVLDELSYDLSIKKDE; encoded by the coding sequence ATGAGCGACACAAGTCTATCATCAGCTGAAGAGAAACAAGGTTCTTTGAGTGCTATTAAGTTGCAGCTGGAAGCTCAACTGCATGCTCAACTGCAAGCTCAACTGCAAGCTCAACTGCAAGAATGGCTGGGTCCTAAAGGTGTCACTTTCTCTGGCGAGACTTTTATAGTGCCAGAGACTCACGATATGGTAAAGACGCTTTTCGACCCCACATTACACAAATCCAATTTCGAATTGATCATTTTGGCCTGTCTCTTTGCCAACTTGGTTGTATTTGCCATCCCTCTGAACCAAGTAAGAACATTGGTGTTTATCGGACTCTATGTGTTTTGGAGGTTGTCCTACAATTTTGGTATTGGATACttgttgcaacaacaatctcTCCATAACAGATTGGTCGATTGGGctaaagaaggaaaattaTTTGATGAGAAAAATAAACTGTTTTGGGCCCAATTCGTCCAGCACGAAGTCAAATCGCAAAGAGGTAAAGATTATGCTATTAACTCATTGCCAATTGAGTTCAACACGTGGCTTGTGTTTAGaaaatttgttgatttgattttgatgtcTGATTTCATAACTTTTTGTTGCGTGGTTTACACTTGCGCTGTGGAAAATGCCAGTGACTTTACAAACCATTGGTTGGTTTGGTCAAGAGTGCTTACTGGTATAGGCTTAATCTTATTCAATTTGTGGGTCAAGGTTAACGCACACAATACAATAAAGGATTACGCTTGGTACTGGGGtgatttcttctttagACAAATCAACAATGAAGAATTGATCTTTGACGGGGTGTTTGAAATGGTGCCACATCCAATGTACTCTGTAGGGTATGTGGGCTACTATGGATTCGCATTAATAGCCAAATCGTACACTGTGTTGGCCATTGCAATTTTTGGACATTTCTTGCAAATGATCTTTTTGCATTACATTGAAAACCCACACATTGACAAAATTTATGGTCCCtctaaaaatgaaattaaCTTGATTAAAATTTTAAAGTTGAAGGACCTTAAAAGCTTTGACAATATGCCACCTTTGGTGGGATTGTACAACTTCAACTGGATGAGATCTAGTGATCTTTTGAATTTGCTCTTGGTTGCCACGTATGCTGTTATTCTTCCGCTTTTTTCACAAAGCACAACACAGTATTTTGCATTAACTGTAACTACCAAATTGATTGAAAGTTTTGGAATAAGTACTTTGCTCGTGTTGCAAAGTTATTCAAAGTATTTTACGAAATGGTGTCTTTCAAACGATATCCCAGTAGAAAAATCCTTGAACAACTGGGCAGTGATGTACAATACTTTGATCAACTTGACTTACTCGTCCTTGTTTGGATTAAACTTGATGTATTTTTTGAGAGGTTCTGCTGATTTACTTTACCATGACTTGCTATACTTGAGGATCTTTATAGGTACCTTGCTTATTTTCACACAAACTTGGATTAATGCATCTATAATTGACCTGATTGGATACTTTGGCTGGTTTTATGGTGATTTCTTTATCCCCAAATCTCAGAGCTTTGCTAACCACTTGACCAAAGCTGGTGTTTACAGGTATTTAAACAACCCGGAACAAATATTTGGAGTATGTGGTGTTATGGGAGTGTTTATTATTTGGCCAACATTTGAAAACTTAACCTGTTGTGTATTGTGGGTGCTTAGCAACTTCATTCGTATCAACtttattgaaaaatggCACATGATTAGACTCTATGGTGAACAAGAAGTGAACCAAGACTCTGGTGTTACAAAGACTTTTAAAAAGCATTTGATCCCTGAGGTGATCCAGAGAAAAATTAGTGGAGATGAGCCACTGAGAAGAAGACCTAGTAGTCCTTCCCTTGCTGACTCATTGGACACATTTATCAAGGAGTTGACTAATTCTAAAACCAAATTATCCCAACAAAAATTAGTAGAATTATCTCAAAACTTGTCCTTTGCCAATTCCAATTACAAATTGACCATTGAAGGGTTGAAATATAACGATTTAAAAACAGCAAAGTTTGCAACTTTGGGTTCACCATTAAAAGTCATTTGGCAATCCCCACTGGCTACCCACTCTTCAAAAGACTGGATTGGATTATACAGAATAATCAATACCACTTATTCAAGAAATAGAACCATACTTTCTTCTGCTGGAAGATGGACATATTGCCCAGACGCAAATGGATCGTACGTCTTTGCCAGGAACAAGTTGTTCTGGGAAGAAGGGGTTTACGAATTTAGATACCATTTGGATGGAAAACACGATGTTGCATACATTTCGGAGCCATTCGAACTCAAGCATGAGTCTGTAAGTGTACCTTTGCATGATGATGAGGTTGAAgtttttgctcttgctttaaaagaaaaaattttcgATAGATTGCTTGACATTGAGTCCACCACTGTACCTATTGCTCAAGTTGCCACAAGTCAAACAGATAATGTTTTAGCGACATATCAACTTCTCAGTTCTGTCATTTCTACTTCTACAAAAGTCCAAATCAGCTCAAAGATATTCTTAAAGTCCGACCAAATCACGATCCTTGACGTGGCAAGGAAATTGTATGACATCAACAAGGTCCTTGATGAGTTATCGTACGACCTTAGTATAAAGAAGGATGAATAG
- the MTR3 gene encoding 3'-5'-exoribonuclease — MTDRRRILGPVNLITPIIPKKHDDAEQSQIHMQTETQEQKQTHQQFSGSLLPKFYLKQGIIQNSNGSAYLEIGRTIIEVSVFGPKPIRGSFIDKATLSVETKFLPHVLQPCGDLFNNNSIDNASNNKHQQAQGTGMSAIEHRISSYVENCILPSIILEKYPKSTIDIQISVISLDEQEVRNNESGLLWLSHWITICTSMAVLDTGLEVRDIVSSGCVNFTKSGNILVGGGHSASFNAENDDDRVVSALFSFMNMKNDEIVGLWIEGGDKVELSEEKLTKLIDECCKMSKLIRANLNSYLISAYENSDD; from the coding sequence ATGACAGATAGAAGACGAATTTTAGGCCCAGTTAATCTTATTACTCCAATAATTCCAAAGAAACACGACGATGCAGAACAACTGCAGATACATATGCAGACAGAGACACAGGAACAGAAACAGAcacatcaacaattttcGGGATCTTTGCTTCCTAAATTCTATCTCAAACAAGGAATAATTCAAAACTCTAACGGTTCTGCATACCTAGAGATAGGTCGTACTATAATTGAAGTCTCGGTATTTGGTCCTAAACCAATTCGTGGCTCTTTCATAGACAAGGCTACCCTTTCAGTCGAGACCAAATTTTTACCACATGTATTGCAACCTTGTGGCGACCTTTTCAATAACAATTCTATAGATAACGCACTGAATAATAAACACCAACAGGCACAAGGGACGGGTATGAGTGCCATCGAACACAGAATCAGTTCATATGTGGAGAACTGCATTCTTCCCTCCATCATTTTAGAAAAGTACCCGAAATCTACAATTGATATTCAAATCAGCGTGATATCGTTGGATGAACAAGAAGTGAGAAATAACGAAAGCGGATTGTTGTGGCTTCTGCATTGGATCACTATTTGCACAAGTATGGCAGTGTTGGATACTGGGTTGGAGGTGAGAGATATTGTTAGTTCTGGTTGTGTGAATTTTACCAAGCTGGGGAATATTTTGGTTGGTGGTGGGCACAGCGCAAGTTTCAATGCTGAAAATGACGATGATAGAGTTGTTTCTGCTTTGTTCAGTTTCATGAATATGAAAAATGACGAAATCGTCGGTTTATGGATAGAAGGTGGTGATAAGGTAGAGTTATCGGAGGAAAAATTGACTAAACTCATTGATGAATGTTGTAAAATGTCCAAGTTGATCAGAGCTAACTTAAACTCATACCTCATCCTGGCGTATGAAAACAGTGACGACTGA
- the NDE1_2 gene encoding NADH:ubiquinone oxidoreductase has translation MLNRLAIKRLTSPQHALVRNHQFLSFQSIRSASTISKTPPGAPKIKPKQGKFVKFFKYTLGAGALGVTGFLAWITYRVYLENHPLDQEPQTATFPNGEKKKTLVILGSGWGSIPLLKSLDTTLYNVILVSPRNYFLFTPLLPSVPTGTVEMRSIIEPVRSITRRCKGYVQFLEAEAIDIDPENNVLKVQQSTTVYSGHAKNSSSSTHPGKAEEHGLEHIVANIPYDYLVVGIGAQPSTFGLPGVAEHSTFVKEISDSARIRRTLIDLVEAANILPEGDPERKRLLHVIVCGGGPTGVEAAGEIQDYIDQDLKKWVPDVAKDLKVTLVESQPKVLHTFNPKLVEYTNQIFKETNINLVTDTRITHVDDHYVTAFHKSSKQTEIIPYGMLIWATGNATRDFTHVLMSKIDAQKSAKRGFLIDDNLKLKGSKNIFALGDCTFSKYPPTAQVAFQEGQYLAKYFEKLQKLESLKYRIANDPDASEFLKQRADRLEGNLPKFIYNYQGSLAYIGSEKAVADLAWGSWSNVSTGGNMTFLFWRSAYIYMCLSVKNQILVCVDWLKVSLFGRECSRE, from the coding sequence ATGTTGAACAGGTTGGCGATTAAACGGTTGACGTCACCGCAACACGCACTCGTTAGAAaccatcaatttctttcttttcaatcaattAGATCCGCGTCTACCATTTCCAAAACACCACCAGGTGCACCAAAGATCAAGCCCAAACAAGGCAaatttgtaaagtttttcaaatacacACTCGGAGCCGGTGCCTTGGGAGTCACTGGGTTTCTAGCATGGATCACTTATAGAGTCTACCTTGAAAACCACCCTCTTGACCAGGAGCCACAAACTGCCACATTCCCCAatggagaaaagaagaaaacttTGGTGATACTTGGCTCAGGATGGGGCTCTATTCCATTATTGAAGAGCTTGGATACTACATTGTACAATGTTATTTTGGTGTCACCAAGAAACTATTTCTTGTTTACTCCTTTACTTCCCTCGGTTCCCACCGGAACCGTTGAAATGAGGTCAATCATTGAACCCGTGAGATCAATCACCAGAAGATGCAAAGGATATGTACAGTTTTTGGAAGCAGAAGCAATTGATATTGACCCCGAGAATAATGTCTTGAAAGTACAACAATCAACCACTGTTTACTCTGGCCATGCCAAAAACTCCTCATCGTCTACCCACCCAGGTAAAGCTGAAGAACATGGTTTAGAACACATTGTTGCCAATATCCCATATGATTACTTGGTTGTTGGAATTGGAGCTCAACCTTCAACATTTGGACTACCCGGTGTTGCTGAACACTCAACTTTTGTCAAGGAGATTAGCGATTCTGCAAGGATTAGAAGAACTTTGATTGATTTGGTTGAGGCAGCAAATATTTTACCCGAAGGCGATccagaaagaaaaagattattgcatgttattgtttgtggaggtGGACCCACCGGTGTTGAGGCCGCGGGCGAAATCCAGGATTACATTGATCAAGACTTGAAAAAGTGGGTTCCCGATGTTGCAAAAGATCTCAAAGTTACTTTGGTTGAGTCGCAACCAAAAGTCTTGCACACATTCAATCCTAAATTGGTTGAGTATACAAATCAAATTTTCAAGGAAACTAATATCAATTTAGTTACTGATACCAGAATTACTCATGTTGACGATCACTATGTTACTGCGTTCCACAAGAGCTCCAAACAGACAGAAATCATTCCATACGGAATGCTTATATGGGCTACGGGTAATGCCACAAGAGACTTTACCCATGTATTGATGAGTAAAATTGATGCGCAAAAATCAGCCAAACGTGGATTTTTGATTGATGACAACTTGAAACTTAAAGGTTCCAAAAATATCTTTGCTCTTGGCGATTGCACTTTTAGCAAGTATCCACCAACAGCACAAGTTGCATTCCAAGAAGGACAATATCTTGCCaaatattttgaaaaattacaaaaattggaaagcTTAAAGTACAGAATCGCAAATGATCCAGATGCATCAGAATTTTTAAAGCAAAGAGCCGATAGGTTGGAAGGAAACTTACCAAAGTTCATTTACAATTACCAAGGTTCATTGGCCTACATTGGAAGTGAAAAAGCAGTGGCAGATTTGGCATGGGGCTCATGGTCCAATGTGTCGACTGGTGGAAATATGACATTCTTGTTCTGGAGATCTGCATACATTTACATGTGTCTTTCAGTGAAGAATCAAATTTTGGTATGTGTAGACTGGTTGAAAGTCTCACTTTTTGGAAGAGAATGTTCAAGAGAGTAG
- the ASG1 gene encoding Asparaginase produces the protein MSDNNNNNNNHYNQNNSTNHNTTATTNNKSSPPKKQDRQDSHDSGVSPTQPFSASPSVPVATKKATSENKRRRVTRACDTCRSKKVKCDGRQPCIHCTVYSFRCTYDEPNIRNKRTTAIPKPAEPNVAALQVAAQAAAATGTRNYSLNGVPIDSLPTKNLVIAQQIIGTLLPKLQINLFDQNVKFDLDRFQKATQYMESKQSLISSGLNEIVDLMQDPNANIPLASAPTQAHPKRLSISLQSDDSAVPPSPCEIKLDLPSKERTLELIFTTWTKACVLFRFYHRPSLLEEIDLLYSLDPSQYGDRQQKFLPFLYSSLACGSLFSKTPYTQSTANDSLEDDGFKYFLEARKLIDISNVGDTNSIQTIIMMIIYLQCSARLSTCYSYIGIALRSALKEGLHRNLSVFQNSKRKLDPIEVDTRKRMFYTIYKMDIYINSLLGLPRSLAEDEFDQEIPVDLDDENITRTGYDFEKQNGRLSSAGCANHHTRLMFIMSHIIKKLYPVKVVHSAESSGSDDIHQNVTELEMELKVWLNNLPQELQPTDPNSNKIDVPKRFVLANCYLQLAFLNCQIMLYRPFIHYISDSRSGNASDPRSLIRGRNCIKIARMVVKLANKMIDEKLLIGTYWFSMYTIFFSIACLVYYYHFTSSRSNNGLGANYAGVLFDDDLNIDIVRKDIEIGKKVLDCLKNSSNSSLRIYNILNTLFEQLNRKTASRSLVRKPINEQSPVANEAILQEQAEKLQSSNVQATFQNFDNNNQYYQSNKRDDLGQLFKNHNLARFHAHSEIPQEVTNIAKMGPGKDEENQEVGGNSGAALGSNYIPGVFDKLDAQIFGKILPPYMAEKNEMLNNIHQMHNRQPGEIQGQMHGQSGEQDHVQQQGQQQQKLKEEQNYFPNEQYTGDGMSHQNFNQSTGVPAYQPQPQAQNQSTEPNSNDINSGISDDILDFDEIIAQLNGVDGYADGTNSIDYLAPF, from the coding sequence atgagtgataataataataataataataatcattATAATCAGAATAATAGCACTAATCATaatactactgctactactaatAATAAGAGCTCGCCCCCGAAGAAACAAGATAGGCAAGATAGTCATGATAGTGGAGTTTCTCCTACGCAGCCATTTTCTGCCTCGCCGTCTGTTCCTGTTGCAACCAAGAAAGCTACATCAGAGAATAAACGAAGAAGAGTAACTCGAGCATGCGATACATGCAGGTcgaaaaaagtaaagtgTGATGGCCGTCAACCTTGTATTCATTGCACCGTATACTCGTTTCGTTGCACTTATGATGAACCAAATAtcagaaacaaaaggacTACCGCAATCCCCAAGCCAGCAGAACCCAATGTCGCAGCACTCCAAGTTGCCGCCCAAGCAGCGGCGGCAACAGGAACTAGAAATTATAGTTTAAATGGCGTACCCATTGACTCATTGCCCACTAAAAACTTAGTTATTGCACAACAAATCATTGGAACATTGTTGCCTAAATTGCAAatcaatttgtttgatCAAAATGTAAAATTTGACCTCGATCGATTTCAGAAAGCCACGCAGTACATGGAGCTGAAACAATCTTTGATCTCATCAGGTTTAAACGAGATTGTCGACTTGATGCAAGATCCCAATGCCAATATCCCTCTAGCTCTGGCGCCCACACAAGCACATCCTAAACGGTTATCAATTAGTTTACAGTCTGATGACTCAGCAGTTCCTCCCTCTCCTTGTGAGATTAAGTTAGACCTTCCAAGTAAAGAAAGGACCCTCGAATTAATATTCACTACGTGGACCAAAGcttgtgttttgtttagATTTTATCATAGACCATCATTATTGGAGGAGATTGATTTGTTGTACTCGCTTGATCCTTCGCAATATGGCGATCGACAACAAAAGTTTCTACCCTTTTTGTATTCTAGTCTTGCGTGTGGCTCGTTGTTTAGCAAGACACCTTATACACAATCAACTGCAAACGATAGTTTAGAGGATGATGGATTCAAGTACTTTTTGGAGGCAAGAAAATTGATTGATATTAGTAATGTGGGTGATACTAATTCGATACAAACGATAATTATGATGattatttatttgcaaTGCTCTGCCAGATTATCCACTTGCTACTCGTACATTGGTATAGCTTTGAGAAGTGCATTGAAGGAGGGATTGCACAGAAATCTATCCGTTTTCCAAAACTCTAAACGCAAGTTGGATCCAATCGAAGTAGATAccagaaaaagaatgtttTACACGATATACAAGATGGATATCTACATAAATTCACTTTTGGGACTCCCTCGATCCTTAGCCGAGGACGAGTTTGATCAAGAGATTCCGGTCGACTTGGACGATGAGAATATTACTCGGACTGGTTATGATtttgagaaacaaaatggCAGATTGAGTTCTGCTGGATGTGCAAACCACCATACAAGACTTATGTTCATCATGTCCCACATTATTAAGAAATTGTATCCTGTGAAGGTTGTCCATAGTGCAGAAAGCTCAGGGTCAGACGATATTCATCAAAATGTCACTGAGCTCGAGATGGAGTTGAAAGTTTGGTTAAACAATTTGCCCCAAGAATTGCAACCAACAGACCCCAACTCAAACAAAATCGATGTACCTAAACGATTTGTGCTTGCAAATTGTTACTTACAGTTGGCTTTTTTGAATTGTCAAATTATGCTTTACCGTCCATTCATTCATTACATTAGCGATTCAAGAAGCGGTAACGCTTCTGATCCTAGATCATTGATTAGAGGTCGAAACTGTATCAAGATTGCTCGAATGGTTGTTAAGTTGGCTAACAAAATGATTGACGAGAAGTTGCTCATTGGAACCTACTGGTTTTCCATGTatactatttttttcagcATAGCCTGTTTGGTATACTACTATCATTTCACGAGTTCCCGCAGCAACAATGGATTGGGTGCCAACTACGCCGGCGTTTtgtttgatgatgatttgaATATTGATATTGTGAGAAAGGATATCGAAATTGGGAAAAAAGTGTTGGACTGCTTAAAGAATTCTTCAAATAGTTCATTGAGGATTTACAATATTCTTAATACATTATTTGAGCAACTCAATAGGAAAACAGCTTCAAGGTCATTAGTTAGAAAACCAATTAACGAGCAACTGCCGGTAGCCAATGAGGCCATACTTCAAGAACAAGCCGAGAAACTTCAATCGAGCAATGTTCAAGCcacttttcaaaactttgaCAACAATAATCAGTATTATCAAAGCAATAAAAGAGATGACTTGGGTCAACTATTCAAGAATCATAATCTTGCGCGATTTCATGCACACTCGGAGATTCCTCAAGAAGTGACAAATATTGCGAAAATGGGTCCTGGTAAAGATGAGGAAAACCAGGAGGTTGGCGGTAATTCAGGTGCAGCGTTGGGATCCAACTATATTCCGGGAGTGTTTGACAAGTTGGATGCACAAATATTTGGAAAGATTTTGCCTCCCTATATGGCTGAAAAGAATGAGATGTTGAATAATATACACCAGATGCATAACAGACAACCAGGTGAAATCCAAGGACAAATGCACGGACAAAGCGGGGAACAAGATCACGTACAACAACAgggacaacaacaacaaaagttgaaagaagagcaaaattATTTTCCAAACGAACAATACACTGGAGATGGCATGAGCCACCAAAATTTCAACCAAAGTACTGGAGTACCTGCATatcaaccacaaccacaagcACAAAATCAGTCAACGGAGCCAAATAGCAATGACATTAATTCTGGCATATCCGATGACATTCTAgattttgatgaaattATAGCCCAGTTGAATGGTGTCGATGGATACGCCGATGGGACAAACTCAATAGACTACCTAGCTCCTTTTTAA
- the ARC1 gene encoding G4 quadruplex nucleic acid binding protein (BUSCO:EOG09263JFQ), whose amino-acid sequence MSEFLESFKKLSLDNVKEENLSTVQFPELTSEQKALASQFETLSGRLDDKDTLKELNDSLRTKTFISGSVPGKADLIVFSAVYPIASKWSSKEDLAKYRHILRWADLVQNTLVTVSEPIKIDYDVEIPREIKEKKKPAASAKDAEKGSQPDDTKQDKSKKKQPSAQGQAPTGALTDEEIKRRQEAKEAKKAAKAKLNAEKAQQQQKAASTAAKPTPTMVDLRVGFIQKAERHPDADSLYVSTIDMGDEEGPRTVCSGLVNYIPIEDMQKRYVVVVANLKPVTMRGIKSCAMVLCASNSEKVEFVNPPKDSKAGDKIFFEGYDGTPEKQLNPKKKIWEAIQPKFTTTENFEVTYTEEGQEPKKLVNAKGELCKNSTIVGAKVN is encoded by the coding sequence ATGTCTGAATTTTTAGAGTCTTTTAAAAAGCTTTCACTCGACAATGTCAAGGAAGAAAACTTGTCAACGGTCCAGTTTCCGGAGTTGACATCTGAGCAAAAGGCCTTAGCTTCGCAATTTGAAACCTTATCTGGCCGATTAGATGATAAGGATACATTGAAGGAACTTAACGATTCATTGAGAACAAAGACTTTTATTAGCGGGAGTGTTCCAGGCAAAGCTGACCTTATAGTCTTTCTGGCTGTTTACCCAATTGCCTCGAAATGGAGCTCCAAAGAGGATCTTGCCAAATACAGACATATTCTTAGATGGGCAGATCTCGTTCAAAACACATTGGTAACTGTATCTGAGCCAATCAAGATTGACTATGACGTTGAAATCCCAAGAGAGAttaaggaaaagaagaagccaGCTGCTAGCGCAAAGGATGCAGAAAAAGGTAGTCAACCAGACGATACAAAGCAAGACAagctgaagaagaaacagcCTTCAGCCCAAGGTCAGGCGCCAACTGGGGCCTTGACTGATgaggaaataaaaaggagACAAGAGGCAAAAGAGGCTAAGAAGGCTGCCAAGGCCAAGCTCAATGCAGAAAAGgcacaacagcagcagaaAGCAGCATCCACTGCAGCAAAACCAACTCCAACAATGGTTGACCTTAGAGTTGGATTCATTCAAAAGGCTGAGAGACATCCAGATGCCGACTCTTTATACGTTTCAACAATTGATATGGGCGACGAAGAAGGACCAAGAACCGTTTGCTCTGGTTTGGTCAACTACATTCCAATTGAAGATATGCAAAAGAGatatgttgttgtagtcGCCAACTTGAAACCAGTAACCATGAGAGGCATAAAGAGTTGCGCTATGGTTTTGTGTGCTTCCAATAGCGAAAAAGTTGAGTTTGTCAATCCTCCAAAGGATTCCAAGGCAGGTGACAAGATCTTCTTTGAGGGTTATGACGGTACTCcagaaaaacaattgaacccaaagaagaaaatctGGGAAGCTATCCAACCCAAGTTCACAACCACTGAGAACTTTGAGGTTACATACACAGAAGAAGGACAAGAGCCAAAGAAGTTGGTCAATGCCAAGGGTGAGTTGTGTAAAAACTCAACCATTGTTGGTGCCAAAGTCAATTAG